The proteins below come from a single Cytobacillus luteolus genomic window:
- the udk gene encoding uridine kinase, with protein sequence MGKKPIVIGIAGGSGSGKTSVTKSIYEHFKGHSILVIEQDSYYKDQSHLQYEERLDTNYDHPLAFDNDLLINHILDLLSYNQIDKPVYNYTLHTRADEVIAVEPKDVIILEGILVLEDERLRQLMDIKLFVDTDADIRIIRRMLRDIKERGRTIDSVIDQYVTVVRPMHNQFIEPTKRYADLIIPEGGQNHVAIDLMVTKIQTILEQKEIL encoded by the coding sequence ATGGGGAAAAAGCCAATAGTAATTGGCATTGCTGGAGGCTCCGGCTCTGGTAAAACCAGTGTTACTAAATCAATTTATGAGCATTTTAAGGGACACTCAATTCTGGTAATAGAGCAGGATTCTTACTATAAGGATCAAAGTCATTTACAGTATGAGGAACGACTGGATACGAATTATGATCATCCTCTTGCCTTTGATAATGACTTGCTAATTAATCATATTCTTGACCTATTAAGTTATAATCAGATCGACAAACCGGTTTATAATTATACCCTGCATACCCGAGCGGATGAGGTCATTGCAGTTGAACCTAAAGATGTAATTATTCTAGAAGGAATTTTGGTACTAGAAGACGAACGACTACGACAACTAATGGATATAAAACTATTTGTTGATACTGATGCAGACATTCGAATTATTCGAAGAATGCTTCGTGATATAAAAGAAAGAGGCAGAACCATTGATTCTGTAATAGATCAGTACGTTACAGTAGTGAGACCAATGCATAATCAATTTATTGAACCAACAAAAAGGTATGCTGATTTAATCATACCTGAAGGTGGTCAAAACCATGTTGCGATTGATTTAATGGTAACAAAAATTCAAACAATTCTTGAACAAAAAGAGATTTTGTAA
- the greA gene encoding transcription elongation factor GreA, which translates to MAVEKVFPMTEEGKQKLEQELEHLKSVKRKEVVERIKIARSFGDLSENSEYDSAKEEQAFVEGRITTLENMIRNAKIIVEDAGTNAVSLGKSVTFVELPDGDEETYTIVGSAEADPFEGKISNDSPIARSLMGKQVGDQVNVQTPGGEMQVKIVSIK; encoded by the coding sequence ATGGCAGTAGAAAAAGTTTTTCCTATGACAGAAGAAGGTAAACAAAAGCTAGAACAAGAACTTGAACATTTAAAATCAGTTAAACGTAAAGAAGTAGTTGAACGTATTAAAATAGCAAGAAGCTTTGGAGACCTTAGTGAAAACTCTGAGTACGACTCGGCTAAGGAAGAACAGGCATTTGTTGAGGGGCGTATTACGACTCTTGAGAATATGATTCGCAATGCAAAGATCATTGTTGAGGATGCTGGAACAAATGCGGTTTCTTTAGGGAAATCCGTTACATTTGTAGAGTTACCTGACGGTGATGAGGAAACGTATACAATCGTTGGTAGTGCTGAAGCAGATCCATTTGAAGGGAAAATTTCAAATGATTCACCTATTGCTAGGAGCCTAATGGGTAAACAAGTTGGCGACCAAGTTAATGTACAAACTCCTGGAGGAGAAATGCAAGTAAAGATTGTTTCAATTAAATAA
- the mltG gene encoding endolytic transglycosylase MltG: MSEMNSNENKLTNKLLEKQSEAKIVRRIVLIIFIITLLILSGIVGGGYLYIKSALQPVNPDSTKQVDVSIPIGSSPTKIANILEENGIVKNAKIFRYYTKFKNESGFQAGEYSLTPSMTFEEIIASLKTGKIIEEVKFTLTIPEGKQLVQIAKIIGEKTNQGEEEVFNRLNDEKFIAELMKLYPSVLTNEILHEDILYPLEGYLFPATYPFYKENPTIEDVVKTMLDKTEDILIKYQGLADEKDMSPHQLLTMASLIEEEATAQTDRQKIASVFYNRINIDMPLQTDPTVIYALGEHVDRVLYDHLEVDSPYNTYKVRGLPPGPIANAGEMSIEAALNPSETDYLYFLATSTGEVIFTRTLNEHNREKAKHIGN; the protein is encoded by the coding sequence ATGTCTGAAATGAATTCAAATGAAAATAAACTAACAAATAAATTACTAGAAAAACAAAGTGAAGCAAAAATTGTAAGAAGAATCGTCCTTATTATATTTATAATCACCCTACTAATCCTTTCAGGAATAGTTGGAGGAGGCTATTTATATATTAAGTCAGCATTACAACCAGTTAACCCTGATAGCACAAAACAGGTAGATGTGTCGATTCCGATCGGATCTTCTCCAACGAAAATTGCTAATATACTTGAGGAAAATGGCATCGTAAAAAATGCAAAAATCTTTCGATATTATACTAAATTCAAAAACGAGTCAGGTTTCCAAGCAGGTGAGTACAGTTTAACACCTTCCATGACTTTCGAAGAGATTATCGCGAGCTTAAAAACGGGTAAAATCATAGAAGAAGTAAAGTTCACGTTAACTATTCCTGAAGGTAAACAATTAGTTCAAATCGCGAAAATTATCGGTGAAAAAACAAACCAAGGCGAAGAAGAAGTATTTAATAGATTAAATGATGAAAAGTTCATTGCAGAACTCATGAAGCTATATCCGAGTGTTCTAACAAATGAGATACTCCATGAGGATATTTTATATCCATTAGAAGGATATTTGTTCCCTGCAACATATCCATTTTATAAGGAAAACCCAACGATTGAAGATGTCGTGAAAACAATGCTAGATAAGACTGAAGATATTCTTATTAAATACCAAGGTCTTGCAGATGAGAAGGATATGTCTCCTCATCAGCTTCTAACTATGGCTTCACTTATTGAAGAAGAAGCAACAGCACAAACGGATCGTCAAAAAATTGCAAGTGTTTTTTATAACCGTATCAATATTGATATGCCGCTACAAACTGATCCAACGGTTATCTATGCACTAGGTGAACATGTAGATCGAGTATTGTATGATCATTTAGAAGTCGATTCACCATATAACACCTATAAAGTACGAGGTCTGCCACCTGGACCAATTGCAAATGCTGGTGAAATGTCAATAGAGGCAGCACTTAATCCTTCAGAAACAGACTATTTATACTTCCTTGCAACTTCAACTGGTGAAGTTATTTTTACTAGAACATTAAATGAACATAACCGCGAAAAAGCTAAACATATTGGAAATTAG
- a CDS encoding DUF1292 domain-containing protein: MTHDDNQITVIDENGNEQLCEVLFTFDSEEFGKSYVLYYPIGADENDDEEIEIHASSFNGQSDSEEGELQPVETEEEWDMIEEMLNTFLAEEEE; this comes from the coding sequence ATGACACATGATGATAACCAAATTACAGTAATTGATGAAAACGGAAATGAGCAACTTTGTGAAGTACTATTTACTTTTGATTCCGAAGAGTTCGGTAAATCATATGTATTATATTACCCAATAGGTGCAGACGAAAATGACGATGAAGAAATTGAAATTCACGCTTCAAGCTTCAACGGTCAATCAGACAGCGAAGAAGGCGAACTTCAACCAGTCGAAACAGAAGAAGAGTGGGACATGATTGAAGAAATGCTAAACACATTTCTTGCTGAAGAAGAAGAATAA
- a CDS encoding YrzQ family protein has product MNRTMTSLIALGIGAVAYNYAQKNNMMNNKTMKQMRKRLARAIS; this is encoded by the coding sequence ATGAATAGAACAATGACATCACTAATTGCTTTAGGAATTGGAGCAGTTGCTTATAATTACGCACAGAAAAACAATATGATGAATAATAAAACAATGAAACAAATGCGTAAACGTTTAGCTAGAGCGATTTCTTAA
- the ruvX gene encoding Holliday junction resolvase RuvX, with protein sequence MRVLGLDVGSKTIGVAISDEMGWTAQGIETIQINEERQIFGLDRLKEIVEEYQVDSFVIGFPKNMNGTIGPRGEASQAFAQMLTDHFGLPTILWDERLSTMAAEKLLISADVSRKKRKKVIDKMAAVMILQGYLDSKN encoded by the coding sequence ATGCGTGTACTTGGCTTAGATGTGGGTTCAAAAACAATTGGTGTAGCTATTAGTGATGAGATGGGATGGACAGCACAAGGAATCGAAACAATTCAAATTAATGAGGAAAGACAAATTTTTGGATTGGACAGGCTTAAAGAAATTGTTGAAGAGTATCAAGTAGATTCCTTTGTAATCGGGTTTCCCAAAAATATGAATGGTACGATTGGACCTAGAGGAGAAGCGAGTCAGGCTTTTGCGCAAATGTTAACCGATCACTTCGGGCTTCCAACAATTCTTTGGGACGAGCGCTTATCTACTATGGCAGCTGAAAAGTTATTAATTTCAGCCGATGTGAGTAGGAAAAAAAGAAAGAAAGTCATTGATAAAATGGCTGCAGTTATGATTTTACAAGGCTACTTAGATAGTAAGAATTAG
- a CDS encoding PRC-barrel domain-containing protein translates to MRTLSLLKGVPVYNEKTGKILGQVVDLCINNSGQVESLLLDGKGLFQRDRLIPLEEISSFGNDGVMVSCEIEALPMVHTNNAIHFLNSHHGLFRKPVLTAEGEKLGLLEDVYFQEELGTIIGYEITDGFFADITEGKKVVKTNQPITVGKDVIVVDVKP, encoded by the coding sequence TTGCGGACATTATCTTTGCTAAAAGGTGTACCCGTTTATAATGAAAAGACGGGGAAAATTCTTGGCCAGGTAGTTGACCTTTGTATCAATAATTCAGGTCAAGTTGAATCACTATTATTAGATGGAAAAGGCCTGTTTCAACGTGATCGACTCATCCCATTAGAAGAGATATCATCATTTGGAAATGATGGTGTAATGGTATCATGTGAAATTGAAGCCTTACCAATGGTTCATACTAACAACGCGATTCACTTTTTGAACTCTCATCATGGTTTATTTCGAAAACCTGTGTTAACAGCCGAAGGAGAAAAGCTTGGCTTATTAGAAGACGTATATTTCCAAGAAGAATTGGGCACAATCATAGGGTATGAAATAACGGATGGCTTTTTTGCGGATATTACTGAGGGGAAAAAGGTTGTAAAGACCAATCAACCTATAACAGTAGGCAAAGATGTCATCGTCGTTGATGTAAAACCATGA
- the alaS gene encoding alanine--tRNA ligase, with translation MKNLTSAQVRQMFLDFFKEKGHSVEPSAPLVPHEDPSLLWINSGVATLKKYFDGRVIPANPRICNAQKSIRTNDIENVGKTARHHTFFEMLGNFSIGDYFKEESIIWAWEFLTSEKWIGFEPEKLSVTIHPEDNEAFDIWREKIGIPEDRIIRLEGNFWDIGEGPSGPNTEIFYDRGESYGNDTSDPELYPGGENERYLEVWNLVFSQFNHNPDGTYTPLPKKNIDTGMGLERMVSVIQDVPTNFDTDLFIPIIEATENVSGEKYRQDKVKDVAFKVIADHIRTVTFAVGDGALPSNEGRGYVLRRLLRRAVRYAKQININRPFMYELVPVVGEIMVDFYPEVKAKTEFIQKVIKNEEERFHETLNDGLAILSSVIKKEKEAGKDTIPGEDVFRLYDTYGFPVELTEEYAEEEQMKIDHEGFEREMNSQRERARAARQDVDSMQVQSGVLGEITVKSEFIGYDSFESESIIEVIIKNGEVVNNASSGDEIQIILDKTPFYAESGGQVADHGVLENNQVRMVVKDVQKAPNGQNLHKVVIETGSLEQGMAVAAKISVEKRTNIIKNHTATHLLHQALKDVLGEHVNQAGSQVSPDRLRFDFSHFGQISEGEIERIETIVNEKIWASIPVEIEHKSLSEAKAMGAMALFGEKYGDVVRVVQVGDYSLELCGGCHVPNTSVIGLFKIVSESGIGAGTRRIEALTGSAAYQIVNDQVKMLNDVAHLLKTKSKDLPTRVESLLNELKTLQRENESLSAKLGNIEAGSLVDKAQKIDDVTVLYSKVNGTDMNNLRTMVDDLKQKLGSAVIVLGSVNEGKVNITAGVTKDLIEKGYHAGKLIKEVATRCGGGGGGRPDMAQAGGKNPEQLDSALQYVEEWVKTV, from the coding sequence ATGAAAAATTTAACTTCAGCACAAGTCCGCCAAATGTTCCTGGATTTCTTCAAAGAAAAAGGGCATTCTGTTGAACCGAGCGCACCATTAGTTCCACACGAAGATCCATCATTATTATGGATTAACAGTGGAGTTGCAACTCTAAAGAAATATTTTGATGGAAGGGTAATTCCTGCAAATCCACGTATCTGTAATGCCCAAAAATCAATTCGCACAAATGATATTGAGAATGTCGGAAAAACAGCACGTCATCATACATTTTTCGAGATGCTTGGTAATTTTTCAATTGGCGACTATTTTAAAGAAGAATCAATCATTTGGGCTTGGGAATTTTTAACAAGCGAAAAGTGGATTGGTTTTGAACCAGAGAAACTATCTGTTACTATACATCCAGAAGATAATGAAGCATTTGATATTTGGAGAGAGAAGATTGGCATTCCTGAAGATAGAATTATAAGATTAGAAGGAAACTTCTGGGACATTGGGGAGGGACCTAGTGGACCTAATACTGAAATATTCTATGATCGCGGTGAGTCCTATGGTAATGATACAAGTGATCCTGAACTTTATCCAGGAGGAGAAAATGAACGTTATTTAGAAGTTTGGAATTTAGTTTTCTCCCAATTTAATCATAATCCGGATGGTACATATACGCCACTTCCCAAGAAAAACATCGATACAGGAATGGGTCTTGAACGTATGGTTTCAGTTATTCAGGATGTACCTACAAACTTTGACACTGATTTATTTATACCAATCATTGAAGCAACTGAAAATGTTTCAGGAGAAAAATATCGCCAAGATAAAGTAAAAGATGTAGCTTTTAAAGTAATAGCTGATCATATACGAACGGTGACCTTTGCTGTAGGTGATGGAGCTCTTCCTTCTAATGAAGGTCGAGGGTATGTATTACGTCGATTACTTCGTCGTGCAGTTCGATATGCGAAGCAGATTAACATTAACCGTCCTTTCATGTACGAGCTTGTTCCAGTTGTTGGAGAAATCATGGTTGACTTTTACCCTGAAGTAAAAGCAAAAACAGAATTTATTCAAAAGGTTATAAAGAATGAAGAAGAACGATTCCATGAAACATTAAATGACGGACTAGCTATTCTTTCAAGTGTGATTAAAAAGGAAAAAGAAGCAGGAAAAGATACAATTCCTGGAGAAGATGTTTTCCGTTTATATGATACGTATGGCTTCCCGGTGGAATTAACTGAGGAATATGCAGAAGAAGAGCAGATGAAAATTGACCATGAAGGCTTTGAACGTGAAATGAATAGTCAGCGTGAAAGGGCGAGAGCAGCTAGACAAGATGTTGACTCAATGCAAGTTCAAAGTGGTGTATTAGGAGAAATTACAGTAAAAAGTGAATTCATTGGCTATGATTCATTCGAGTCAGAGTCAATTATTGAAGTGATTATAAAAAATGGAGAAGTCGTGAATAATGCATCATCAGGCGATGAAATACAAATCATTCTTGATAAAACTCCTTTCTACGCTGAAAGTGGAGGTCAAGTTGCTGATCATGGCGTACTAGAAAACAATCAAGTTCGAATGGTAGTAAAAGATGTTCAAAAAGCGCCAAATGGACAAAACCTACACAAAGTGGTGATTGAAACAGGTTCTTTAGAACAAGGTATGGCAGTTGCAGCTAAGATTAGTGTAGAGAAGAGAACAAATATTATTAAGAATCATACGGCTACTCATCTACTGCATCAAGCATTAAAGGATGTGCTTGGCGAGCATGTGAACCAAGCAGGATCACAGGTATCTCCTGACCGTCTACGCTTTGACTTTTCTCACTTTGGACAAATCAGTGAGGGTGAAATCGAAAGAATAGAAACAATAGTGAATGAAAAGATTTGGGCTAGTATCCCGGTTGAAATTGAGCACAAGTCATTATCTGAAGCAAAGGCAATGGGTGCAATGGCATTATTCGGTGAAAAGTACGGAGACGTTGTTCGTGTGGTTCAAGTAGGAGATTACAGCCTAGAGCTTTGTGGTGGTTGTCATGTGCCTAACACTTCAGTAATAGGATTATTTAAGATCGTTTCAGAATCAGGTATCGGTGCAGGAACTAGAAGGATTGAAGCATTGACAGGATCAGCAGCCTATCAAATCGTTAATGATCAAGTTAAAATGCTAAACGATGTTGCTCACCTTTTAAAGACAAAGTCAAAGGACTTACCAACTCGAGTGGAGTCATTGTTAAACGAATTGAAGACACTTCAAAGAGAGAATGAATCGCTGTCAGCTAAATTAGGGAATATTGAAGCAGGAAGCTTAGTAGATAAGGCTCAAAAAATAGACGATGTCACTGTTTTATATAGTAAAGTGAATGGTACAGATATGAATAACCTTCGTACAATGGTAGATGACTTGAAGCAAAAATTAGGTTCTGCGGTAATTGTACTAGGTAGTGTCAATGAAGGAAAAGTGAATATTACTGCAGGTGTAACAAAGGACTTAATTGAAAAAGGCTACCATGCTGGTAAGCTTATTAAAGAAGTCGCAACTCGCTGTGGCGGCGGCGGTGGGGGTCGTCCTGATATGGCGCAAGCAGGCGGGAAAAACCCAGAGCAGCTTGATAGTGCATTACAGTATGTTGAGGAATGGGTTAAGACTGTTTAA
- a CDS encoding IreB family regulatory phosphoprotein, whose product MSSFDKTMQFNFPDDSMETNVNEVLFTVYEALQEKGYNPINQIVGYLLSGDPAYIPRHKDARNIIRKLERDELIEELVKSYLKSHREG is encoded by the coding sequence ATGAGCTCATTTGATAAAACGATGCAATTTAATTTTCCTGATGATTCAATGGAGACCAATGTAAACGAAGTATTGTTTACAGTGTATGAAGCATTACAGGAAAAAGGCTATAACCCAATTAATCAGATTGTAGGTTATTTATTGTCAGGAGATCCGGCTTACATTCCTCGTCATAAGGATGCTCGTAACATTATTCGAAAACTTGAACGTGACGAATTAATTGAGGAGTTAGTGAAATCATATTTAAAGAGTCACCGCGAGGGATAA
- a CDS encoding O-methyltransferase, whose amino-acid sequence MLSVEITAYLESLIPSRDNIIQEIEAYAQENNVPIMELVGIEAMLQILRLIQPASILEIGTAIGYSAIRMAKALPEANIVSIERDEIRYTKALEYIEMTNTSSQIKVHLGDALELVDRPESLGTSFDVIFIDAAKGQYQRFFNGYENLLSPNGVIITDNVLFKGLVAAEDVDVKRTRSLVNKIRTYNEWLMSNPKYITTILPIGDGIAISKKRGV is encoded by the coding sequence TTGCTTTCAGTTGAAATTACAGCCTATTTAGAGTCGCTCATTCCGAGTAGAGACAACATAATCCAAGAGATAGAAGCATACGCACAAGAAAATAATGTGCCGATTATGGAGTTGGTTGGAATCGAGGCTATGCTACAGATTTTACGGTTAATTCAACCGGCCTCAATCCTTGAGATTGGAACAGCGATAGGCTATTCTGCAATACGTATGGCAAAAGCTCTTCCGGAAGCGAACATCGTTTCAATCGAACGGGATGAAATCCGATATACCAAGGCGTTAGAATATATTGAAATGACAAATACTAGTTCTCAAATAAAGGTTCATTTAGGCGATGCGCTAGAGCTAGTAGATCGACCAGAAAGCCTAGGAACATCGTTTGATGTCATTTTTATTGATGCGGCTAAGGGCCAGTATCAGCGTTTTTTCAACGGTTATGAAAACCTATTGTCACCAAATGGTGTAATAATAACTGATAATGTTTTATTTAAAGGACTCGTTGCCGCAGAAGATGTTGATGTAAAACGTACCCGTAGCTTAGTCAATAAAATTAGGACATACAATGAATGGCTGATGAGTAATCCAAAGTATATAACTACCATATTGCCAATAGGTGACGGTATTGCGATAAGTAAAAAAAGAGGTGTTTAA
- a CDS encoding peptidase U32 family protein gives MNKPELLLTPTRVSDIVPLIDAGADAFVIGEQKFGLRLAGEFSREEVKEVVTLAHESGKKVYVAMNALFHNEKVEELGEYLTFLQSVNVDAVVFGDPAVLMAAREYAPDMKLHWNTETTATNWYTCNYWGRKGAKRAVLARELNMDSIVEIKENAEVEIEVQVHGMTCMFQSKRNLIGNYFEYQGKELAVEENKLENTMFLFDKERDNKYPIFEDQNGTHIMSPNDICIIDELAEMVDAGIDSFKIDGILKSSEYLVEVTQKYREAIDLCVKNREEYEDKKDSYLEEIEQIQPKNRPLDTGFFFKETVY, from the coding sequence ATGAACAAACCAGAATTATTACTAACTCCAACTAGGGTTTCAGATATAGTACCGTTAATTGATGCAGGAGCTGATGCATTTGTTATTGGTGAGCAAAAGTTTGGTCTACGCCTAGCAGGTGAATTTTCAAGGGAAGAAGTTAAAGAAGTTGTAACACTTGCCCACGAAAGCGGTAAAAAGGTATATGTGGCTATGAACGCACTATTCCATAATGAGAAGGTAGAAGAGTTAGGAGAATATTTAACTTTTCTTCAATCAGTAAACGTAGATGCTGTTGTATTTGGAGACCCTGCGGTTTTAATGGCTGCACGGGAATATGCACCTGATATGAAGCTGCATTGGAATACTGAAACAACTGCTACCAATTGGTATACCTGTAACTACTGGGGACGCAAAGGTGCAAAAAGGGCTGTTCTTGCTAGAGAACTTAATATGGACTCAATCGTTGAAATAAAAGAAAATGCTGAGGTAGAAATTGAGGTTCAGGTCCATGGTATGACTTGTATGTTCCAGTCCAAGCGAAATCTGATTGGGAATTATTTTGAATACCAAGGAAAAGAACTAGCAGTTGAAGAGAATAAGCTTGAAAACACCATGTTCTTATTCGATAAAGAGCGTGATAATAAATATCCGATTTTTGAAGATCAAAATGGTACTCATATCATGAGTCCTAATGATATCTGTATCATAGATGAATTAGCGGAAATGGTTGATGCAGGTATAGATAGTTTTAAAATAGATGGTATCTTAAAATCTTCTGAGTATTTAGTAGAAGTTACACAAAAATATCGTGAAGCAATAGATCTTTGTGTTAAAAATAGAGAAGAGTATGAAGACAAAAAGGACAGTTATTTAGAAGAAATAGAACAGATTCAACCCAAAAACCGACCGTTAGATACTGGATTTTTCTTCAAGGAAACGGTCTATTAA
- a CDS encoding AI-2E family transporter — MKDLRIKWLLILGIILLLFLSVFVFLKLEPIWLPVVHVLKIIVIPFIISGFITYLLHPLVEKIHHRGVPRAIAILFIYIFFFGGLGFGIYRGIPLIIAQLRELIENFPTVLDTYRVWLSDIHNKASYLPEGLHSRIEEGLLSLEEGLDYVLNRIIESIKTILSSILLLAIIPFIVFYMLKDYDEIKKAIWYVTPRRFRKSGQLFIKDVDESLGNYIRGQLIVCLAIGIIASIALWLFGMKYPLLLGIIIGLTNVIPYFGPLIGAIPAGLIAATISIEMVIIVVSIIFVLQFIEGNLLSPLIVGKSLHMHPLMIMAALLIGGEVGGVIGLIIAVPLLAILKVIIIHAKSHFMHRYKES; from the coding sequence GTGAAGGACTTACGTATTAAGTGGTTACTTATTTTGGGAATCATCTTATTATTATTTCTAAGTGTATTTGTATTCTTAAAACTAGAACCGATATGGTTACCAGTTGTTCATGTTCTAAAAATTATCGTCATCCCATTTATCATCTCTGGATTTATTACGTATTTGCTTCATCCATTAGTAGAGAAAATTCATCATAGAGGTGTTCCTAGAGCTATAGCCATACTCTTCATTTATATATTCTTCTTTGGTGGTCTGGGCTTTGGTATTTACCGCGGAATCCCTTTAATTATTGCCCAATTACGAGAACTTATCGAAAATTTCCCTACTGTACTGGATACTTATCGTGTCTGGTTAAGTGATATCCATAATAAGGCATCCTATTTACCTGAGGGTTTACATTCTAGAATTGAAGAGGGGTTGTTGTCGTTAGAAGAAGGATTGGATTATGTATTAAATCGAATCATTGAATCGATAAAGACAATATTAAGTTCAATCCTCCTTTTGGCCATCATTCCATTCATTGTGTTTTATATGCTTAAAGATTATGACGAGATAAAAAAAGCAATTTGGTATGTTACTCCTAGGAGATTTAGAAAGTCAGGTCAACTATTTATTAAAGATGTTGATGAGTCTTTAGGAAATTATATAAGAGGACAGCTAATCGTTTGTTTAGCTATTGGAATCATTGCATCTATAGCTTTATGGCTCTTTGGAATGAAATATCCTCTACTCCTTGGGATAATTATAGGTTTAACGAATGTTATACCTTACTTTGGGCCGTTAATTGGGGCAATTCCTGCAGGTTTAATTGCTGCTACCATCTCTATTGAAATGGTTATAATCGTTGTTAGCATCATTTTTGTATTACAATTTATTGAGGGAAACCTTTTATCTCCACTTATAGTGGGAAAAAGTCTCCACATGCATCCACTCATGATAATGGCAGCTTTGTTAATTGGCGGAGAAGTAGGTGGAGTGATAGGTCTTATTATAGCAGTGCCACTTTTGGCCATTTTAAAGGTTATTATTATCCATGCAAAATCTCATTTTATGCATCGTTATAAAGAATCTTAA
- a CDS encoding peptidase U32 family protein codes for MTTIKSDSISEIINGKRVIVKKPELLAPAGNLEKLKIAVHYGADAVFIGGQEYGLRSNADNFSQEEMAEGVEFAKKYGARIYVTTNIFAHNENMDGLDEYLKGLENAGVAGIIVADPLIIETCKRVAPKLEIHLSTQQSLSNWKAVQFWKEEGLERVVLARETSAEEIREMKEKVDIEIETFIHGAMCIAYSGRCTLSNHMTARDSNRGGCCQSCRWDYDLFSLENNDQEVALFTEEDPAFAMSPKDLNLIQSIPKMIELGIDSLKIEGRMKSIHYVATVVSVYRKVIDAYCADPENFEIKKEWLEELDKCANREAASAFFEGVPGYKEQMYGNHSKKTTYDFAGLVLDYNEETGIVTLQQRNYFKPGDVVEFFGPEIDNFTQLVEKIWDEEGQELDVARHPLQIVKFKVDKPLFPNNMMRKGL; via the coding sequence ATGACTACAATTAAATCTGATTCAATATCGGAAATCATAAATGGTAAGCGTGTCATTGTTAAAAAGCCGGAACTATTAGCTCCAGCTGGAAACCTTGAGAAATTAAAAATAGCAGTCCATTATGGTGCAGATGCTGTATTTATCGGTGGACAAGAATATGGTTTACGATCTAATGCCGATAATTTTTCACAAGAAGAGATGGCTGAAGGTGTTGAATTCGCAAAGAAATATGGGGCAAGAATTTATGTAACTACTAATATTTTTGCTCATAATGAAAATATGGATGGATTAGATGAGTACCTTAAAGGTTTAGAAAATGCTGGAGTAGCGGGAATTATTGTTGCAGATCCACTTATTATAGAAACATGTAAAAGAGTGGCGCCAAAGTTAGAAATACACTTAAGTACTCAGCAATCACTTTCCAACTGGAAGGCTGTACAATTCTGGAAAGAAGAAGGTCTTGAAAGAGTTGTGTTAGCTCGTGAAACAAGTGCTGAAGAAATACGTGAAATGAAGGAAAAAGTGGATATTGAAATTGAAACATTTATTCATGGAGCAATGTGTATTGCGTATTCAGGTCGTTGTACGTTAAGTAACCATATGACTGCAAGGGACTCCAATCGTGGTGGCTGCTGTCAATCGTGCAGGTGGGATTATGACTTATTCAGCTTGGAGAATAACGACCAAGAAGTCGCTCTATTCACTGAAGAAGATCCAGCTTTCGCAATGAGCCCAAAAGATTTAAACTTAATTCAATCTATCCCAAAAATGATTGAACTAGGTATAGATAGTTTGAAAATTGAAGGCCGAATGAAGTCAATTCATTATGTTGCTACAGTGGTAAGTGTATATCGCAAAGTAATTGATGCTTATTGCGCAGACCCTGAAAATTTTGAAATTAAAAAAGAATGGCTTGAAGAGCTTGATAAATGTGCAAATCGTGAAGCAGCATCAGCATTTTTTGAAGGAGTTCCAGGGTATAAAGAACAGATGTATGGAAATCATAGCAAAAAGACTACCTATGATTTTGCTGGACTTGTATTAGATTATAATGAGGAAACAGGCATAGTTACTTTACAGCAACGAAACTACTTTAAACCTGGTGACGTAGTAGAATTCTTTGGACCTGAAATCGACAACTTTACACAACTTGTAGAAAAGATTTGGGATGAAGAGGGACAAGAACTTGATGTGGCGCGTCATCCGCTACAAATTGTTAAATTTAAAGTAGACAAGCCATTATTCCCTAACAACATGATGCGAAAGGGGCTTTAA